A single Kribbella aluminosa DNA region contains:
- a CDS encoding NADPH-dependent F420 reductase has product MSSISIIGLGGMARAIATRAVAGDAAVEVIGRDAAKAKALAAELGGRATAGTFGATPAGDLVILAVPYAGAVPIVAQYGDALAGKVIIDITNTFNADAAGLVTPGDTSGAQEIAEAAPASAHVVKAFNTIFGHVLAQGGSLDVLLAGDDADAKARVSAFIDSLGLRPLDAGGLQVARWLEGLGLVMIGLASHGLGTFNFSLGVNLAG; this is encoded by the coding sequence ATGAGCAGCATCAGCATCATCGGCCTTGGGGGCATGGCCCGCGCCATCGCCACCCGCGCGGTTGCGGGCGATGCCGCCGTCGAGGTCATCGGCCGCGACGCGGCCAAGGCCAAGGCCCTGGCCGCCGAGCTTGGCGGCCGGGCCACGGCCGGGACCTTCGGCGCCACCCCAGCCGGCGACCTCGTCATCCTCGCCGTGCCGTACGCCGGTGCCGTGCCGATCGTCGCGCAGTACGGAGACGCGCTCGCCGGCAAGGTCATCATCGACATCACCAACACCTTCAATGCCGATGCCGCCGGGCTGGTCACCCCGGGCGACACCTCTGGTGCACAGGAGATCGCCGAGGCCGCCCCGGCGAGCGCGCACGTGGTGAAAGCGTTCAATACCATCTTCGGCCACGTCCTGGCTCAGGGCGGCTCGCTGGACGTGCTGCTCGCCGGCGACGACGCGGACGCCAAGGCAAGGGTGTCGGCCTTCATCGACAGCCTCGGGCTGCGCCCGCTGGACGCCGGCGGACTGCAGGTGGCGCGCTGGCTGGAAGGGCTGGGCCTGGTGATGATCGGCCTGGCCAGCCATGGCCTAGGAACCTTCAACTTCTCTCTCGGCGTCAACCTGGCCGGCTGA